From one Musa acuminata AAA Group cultivar baxijiao chromosome BXJ2-6, Cavendish_Baxijiao_AAA, whole genome shotgun sequence genomic stretch:
- the LOC135614945 gene encoding diphosphomevalonate decarboxylase MVD2, peroxisomal-like, with translation MVSGTESWILMAIGRTPTNIAVIKYWGKRDEALILPVNDSISVTLDHDHLSATTTVAVSPTFDRDRMWLNGKEIPLSGDRFQSCLREIRKIADDVGDEKKGNRIRKDDWQKLNVHIASYNNFPTAAGLASTAAGLACFVFTLAKLMNVKEDCGKLSSIARQGSGSACRSMYGGFVKWTMGKDACGSDSIAVQLASESHWNDLVIIIAVVSSKQKETSSTTGMRDSVETSPLLQHRAQTVVPGRILQMEEAIRNRDFASFARLTCADSNQFHAVCLDTSPPIFYMNDTSHRIISLVERWNRSEGTPQAAYTFDAGPNAVLIAPNRKSAGLLLQRLLFCFPPPADNELTSYVIGDKSILHEAGLQSMKDVEALPPPPESKDKYPSQKFPGKVSYFICTRLGSGPSVLTDESLALLSPTTGLPK, from the exons atggtgtCGGGGACCGAGAGCTGGATTCTGATGGCGATCGGAAGAACTCCCACCAACATCGCGGTGATCAAGTACTGGGGGAAGCGCGACGAGGCCCTCATCCTCCCCGTCAACGACAGCATCAGCGTCACCCTCGATCATGACCATCTCTCCGCCACCACCACCGTCGCCGTTAGCCCTACCTTCGACAGAGATCGGATGTGGCTCAATGGCAAG GAGATTCCACTCTCTGGAGATAGATTCCAGAGCTGTTTGAGGGAAATCAGGAAAATTGCCGATGATGTCGGGGATGAGAAGAAGGGTAACCGTATCCGGAAGGATGATTGGCAGAAATTGAATGTCCACATTGCTTCCTATAACAACTTCCCCACAGCTGCAGGATTGGCGTCTACGGCTGCTGGCCTTGCTTGTTTTG TTTTCACTTTAGCAAAGCTAATGAATGTGAAGGAAGATTGTGGAAAGCTTTCATCCATTGCGAG GCAAGGGTCAGGCAGTGCATGTCGCAGTATGTATGGTGGTTTTGTCAAATGGACCATGGGTAAG GATGCCTGTGGAAGTGACAGCATTGCAGTTCAGCTTGCTTCAGAATCACATTGGAATGACCTTGTTATTATCATAGCAGTG GTGAGTTCAAAGCAGAAGGAAACTAGTAGCACCACTGGCATGCGTGACAGTGTTGAGACAAGTCCGCTCTTACAACATAGAGCCCAG ACTGTTGTCCCAGGTCGTATTTTGCAGATGGAAGAAGCTATCAGAAATCGTGATTTTGCATCTTTTGCTAGGTTGACTTGTGCAGACAGTAATCAGTTTCATGCTGTTTGCTTGGATACTAGCCCCCCTATATTCTACATGAATGATACATCACACAG GATAATCAGTCTTGTTGAAAGATGGAACAGGTCTGAAGGAACACCACAG GCAGCCTACACTTTCGACGCGGGACCCAACGCCGTCTTGATTGCACCAAACAGAAAATCCGCTGGTCTTCTGCTTCAGCGCCTGTTATTCTGCTTCCCGCCACCAGCAGACAATGAATTGACTAG TTATGTAATAGGAGACAAATCAATTCTGCATGAAGCTGGTCTACAGTCCATGAAAGATGTTGAAGCCCTGCCACCACCACCTGAGAGCAAGGACAAGTATCCATCTCAAAAGTTCCCTGGCAAGGTAAGCTATTTCATCTGCACCAGGCTTGGGAGTGGACCAAGTGTGCTTACTGATGAAAGTCTAGCTCTGCTAAGTCCCACTACTGGACTCCCAAAGTGA
- the LOC135614942 gene encoding isoamylase 2, chloroplastic-like, producing the protein MASIWFPSAAAKTRGHPHNGVIWQRRNAVTHGRCSCNRKFSPKGASFGPPTCLNSVVRATSPISLRQSRPMAVASGKAQVLEGREFPYMFRSEKGDLVKVVVVGAVGVNFSVHIEVLSVSQDELVLIYEMSRSDPPGSLVADIEKGIGAVIMPFVRNSSGRYTLDLDFDSAKAPFYLSFMLHLCSDAGVVASEIKTHRKTRFCVPVGLGPGYPAPLGASVSDDGMVNFSLFSRKAESVVLCLYEGKTEVPSLEIELDPYVNRTGDIWHVSMESIEDYVSYGYRCKGPVEKRGGFDMQHVLLDPYAKMVRNLLSVQGDTMTPTKCLGFLEMEPIFDWSGDVHPQLPTEKLVVYRLNVGQFTIDNSSGLPEDVAGTFGGVSEKVEHFKELGVNAILLEPIFPFDVNKGPYFPYHFFSVMDEYGQEHNAASAINSMKEMIKTLHSEGIEVLMEVVFTHSAEGGDADSHVISFRGIDSSSYYIVDKNVGSGTNSLLKCNNPIVQQLIIDSLRHWVVEFHVDGFCFINSSSMARGQNGDHLSRPPLVEAIAFDPVLSRTKIVADCWSPLDMSYMEIQFPHWKAWAEMNMRFCSDVRNFLRGEGLLSDLATRLCGSGDLFSSRGPAFSFNFVTKNFGLPLVDLVSFSTAELASELSWNCGDEGPTNNNTVLETRLKQIRNFLFVLFVSLGVPVLNMGDECGYSTGGSPLYDDRKPINWDSLGTGFSKQITKFIAYLGSLRIRRGDIFQSKHFLKVENIVWFGSNQSEPKWDDPTCKFLALALKSEKNFDMSNSNCGDLFICFNASNNLETVVLPEQPEGNVWLRLVDTSLAFPGIFSNSCDPNVQKAEGSSSYELKPHSCALFEATVD; encoded by the coding sequence ATGGCGAGCATTTGGTTTCCGAGTGCGGCGGCGAAGACTCGCGGCCATCCACATAATGGCGTCATCTGGCAGCGGCGGAATGCGGTGACGCACGGACGGTGCAGTTGCAACCGGAAATTCTCGCCGAAAGGCGCATCATTTGGTCCCCCAACATGCCTTAATTCAGTGGTCCGTGCAACCTCCCCGATCTCACTCCGACAATCGCGGCCGATGGCGGTGGCGAGTGGCAAAGCTCAAGTACTCGAGGGGAGGGAATTCCCCTACATGTTCAGGTCCGAAAAGGGGGACCTtgtgaaggtggtggtggtgggagccGTAGGTGTGAACTTTTCTGTGCACATTGAGGTTTTGTCTGTCTCCCAGGACGAGTTGGTGCTGATCTATGAAATGTCGAGATCTGATCCTCCGGGATCACTAGTTGCAGACATCGAAAAGGGGATTGGTGCCGTCATAATGCCCTTCGTTCGCAATTCTTCTGGAAGGTATACGTTGGATCTGGATTTTGATTCAGCAAAGGCTCCCTTTTATCTATCATTTATGCTGCATTTGTGTTCTGATGCTGGTGTTGTTGCCTCGGAGATTAAAACGCACAGAAAGACAAGATTTTGTGTGCCTGTGGGTTTAGGCCCAGGATATCCTGCGCCCTTGGGTGCTTCTGTTTCCGATGATGGAATGGTCAATTTCTCTTTGTTTTCGAGGAAAGCTGAGAGCGTTGTACTCTGCCTGTATGAAGGGAAAACAGAGGTTCCGTCTTTAGAGATCGAACTGGATCCTTATGTCAATCGTACAGGAGATATCTGGCACGTCTCGATGGAGAGCATCGAGGACTATGTGAGCTACGGTTATCGTTGCAAAGGACCAGTAGAGAAAAGAGGTGGATTTGATATGCAGCATGTGCTGTTGGATCCGTATGCCAAAATGGTTCGAAATCTTCTTTCTGTTCAGGGTGATACAATGACTCCAACCAAGTGTCTTGGTTTTCTGGAAATGGAACCTATATTTGACTGGAGTGGTGATGTTCATCCGCAGTTGCCAACAGAGAAGCTGGTGGTTTACAGATTAAATGTTGGGCAGTTTACAATTGATAACTCGAGCGGGCTCCCAGAAGATGTTGCTGGGACTTTCGGTGGTGTGAGTGAGAAAGTAGAGCATTTTAAAGAACTTGGTGTCAATGCAATCCTGCTGGAGCCAATATTTCCCTTTGATGTTAACAAAGGCCCTTACTTCCCCTATCATTTCTTCTCGGTAATGGATGAATATGGACAAGAACATAATGCTGCTTCGGCAATCAATTCTATGAAGGAGATGATCAAGACGCTACATTCCGAAGGTATAGAGGTCTTGATGGAGGTTGTTTTTACTCATAGTGCTGAAGGTGGAGATGCGGACTCCCATGTGATATCATTCCGAGGTATTGATAGTTCTTCCTATTACATTGTTGACAAGAATGTTGGATCAGGAACCAATAGTCTACTGAAATGCAATAACCCCATTGTCCAGCAATTAATAATAGACAGCCTCCGGCATTGGGTGGTCGAGTTCCATGTAGATGGCTTTTGCTTTATTAATTCTTCTTCAATGGCTAGAGGACAGAATGGGGATCATTTATCTCGCCCACCTTTGGTGGAAGCTATAGCATTTGATCCAGTACTTTCTAGGACAAAGATTGTCGCAGACTGCTGGTCCCCGCTTGACATGTCATACATGGAAATCCAATTTCCTCATTGGAAAGCATGGGCAGAGATGAACATGAGATTTTGCAGTGATGTAAGGAACTTTTTGAGAGGTGAAGGGCTCCTAAGCGATCTTGCTACTAGACTTTGTGGCAGTGGTGATCTATTTTCTTCCAGGGGCCCagcattttcttttaattttgtgACGAAGAACTTTGGACTTCCTCTTGTTGATTTGGTCAGCTTCAGTACTGCGGAGCTTGCTTCGGAATTAAGCTGGAACTGTGGCGACGAAGGTCCAACAAACAATAATACTGTCCTTGAGACACGTCTTAAGCAGATACGGAATTTCTTGTTTGTCTTGTTTGTGTCACTCGGTGTTCCTGTTCTTAATATGGGGGATGAGTGTGGCTACTCCACTGGTGGTTCTCCATTGTATGATGACAGGAAGCCTATCAATTGGGATAGCCTAGGAACAGGCTTCAGCAAGCAAATTACAAAATTTATTGCATATCTAGGTTCACTTAGAATCCGAAGAGGTGATATTTTTCAGAGCAAGCACTTTCTTAAAGTAGAAAACATTGTTTGGTTTGGAAGTAATCAATCTGAGCCAAAGTGGGATGACCCAACATGCAAGTTTTTGGCTTTGGCTCTGAAGTCAGAAAAGAACTTTGACATGTCAAATTCAAACTGCGGTGACTTGTTTATATGCTTTAACGCCAGCAATAATTTAGAGACTGTTGTTTTGCCCGAACAGCCAGAGGGAAATGTTTGGCTTCGTTTGGTCGATACCTCCCTTGCATTTCCAGGAATCTTTTCAAATAGTTGTGATCCAAATGTTCAGAAGGCTGAAGGATCATCTTCTTATGAACTGAAGCCTCATAGTTGTGCCTTATTTGAAGCCACTGTGGATTGA
- the LOC135614943 gene encoding diphosphomevalonate decarboxylase MVD2, peroxisomal-like isoform X1 has product MVSGTESWILMAIGRTPTNIAVIKYWGKRDEALILPVNDSISVTLDHDHLSATTTVAVSPTFDRDRMWLNGKEIPLSGDRFQSCLREIRKIADDVGDEKKGNRIRKDDWQKLNVHIASYNNFPTAAGLASTAAGLACFVFTLAKLMNVKEDCGKLSSIARQGSGSACRSMYGGFVKWTMGKDACGSDSIAVQLASESHWNDLVIIIAVVSSKQKETSSTTGMRDSVETSPLLQHRAQTVVPGRILQMEEAIRNRDFASFARLTCADSNQFHAVCLDTSPPIFYMNDTSHRIISLVERWNRSEGTPQAAYTFDAGPNAVLIAPNRKSAGLLLQRLLFCFPPPADNELTSYVIGDKSILHEAGLQSMKDVEALPPPPESKDKYPSQKFPGKVSYFICTRLGSGPRVLTDESLALLSPTTGLPKLVCLQENMMVIGTTL; this is encoded by the exons atggtgtCGGGGACCGAGAGCTGGATTCTGATGGCGATCGGAAGAACTCCCACCAACATCGCGGTGATCAAGTACTGGGGGAAGCGCGACGAGGCCCTCATCCTCCCCGTCAACGACAGCATCAGCGTCACCCTCGATCATGACCATCTCTCCGCCACCACCACCGTCGCCGTTAGCCCTACCTTCGACAGAGATCGGATGTGGCTCAATGGCAAG GAGATTCCACTCTCTGGAGATAGATTCCAGAGCTGTTTGAGGGAAATCAGGAAAATTGCCGATGATGTCGGGGATGAGAAGAAGGGTAACCGTATCCGGAAGGATGATTGGCAGAAATTGAATGTCCACATTGCTTCCTATAACAACTTCCCCACAGCTGCAGGATTGGCGTCTACGGCTGCTGGCCTTGCTTGTTTTG TTTTCACTTTAGCAAAGCTAATGAATGTGAAGGAAGATTGTGGAAAGCTTTCATCCATTGCGAG GCAAGGGTCAGGCAGTGCATGTCGCAGTATGTATGGTGGTTTTGTCAAATGGACCATGGGTAAG GATGCCTGTGGAAGTGACAGCATTGCAGTTCAGCTTGCTTCAGAATCACATTGGAATGACCTTGTTATTATCATAGCAGTG GTGAGTTCAAAGCAGAAGGAAACTAGTAGCACCACTGGCATGCGTGACAGTGTTGAGACAAGTCCGCTCTTACAACATAGAGCCCAG ACTGTTGTCCCAGGTCGTATTTTGCAGATGGAAGAAGCTATCAGAAATCGTGATTTTGCATCTTTTGCTAGGTTGACTTGTGCAGACAGTAATCAGTTTCATGCTGTTTGCTTGGATACTAGCCCCCCTATATTCTACATGAATGATACATCACACAG GATAATCAGTCTTGTTGAAAGATGGAACAGGTCTGAAGGAACACCACAG GCAGCCTACACTTTCGACGCGGGACCCAACGCCGTCTTGATTGCACCAAACAGAAAATCCGCTGGTCTTCTGCTTCAGCGCCTGCTATTCTGCTTCCCGCCACCAGCAGACAATGAATTGACTAG TTATGTAATAGGAGACAAATCAATTCTGCATGAAGCTGGTCTACAGTCCATGAAAGATGTTGAAGCCCTGCCACCACCACCTGAGAGCAAGGACAAGTATCCATCTCAAAAGTTCCCCGGCAAGGTCAGCTATTTCATCTGCACCAGGCTTGGGAGTGGACCAAGGGTGCTCACTGATGAAAGTCTAGCTCTGCTAAGTCCCACTACTGGACTCCCAAAGTTAGTTTGCTTACAAGAGAACATGATGGTCATTGGAACTACTTTGTGA
- the LOC135614943 gene encoding diphosphomevalonate decarboxylase MVD2, peroxisomal-like isoform X2, whose protein sequence is MVSGTESWILMAIGRTPTNIAVIKYWGKRDEALILPVNDSISVTLDHDHLSATTTVAVSPTFDRDRMWLNGKEIPLSGDRFQSCLREIRKIADDVGDEKKGNRIRKDDWQKLNVHIASYNNFPTAAGLASTAAGLACFVFTLAKLMNVKEDCGKLSSIARQGSGSACRSMYGGFVKWTMGKDACGSDSIAVQLASESHWNDLVIIIAVVSSKQKETSSTTGMRDSVETSPLLQHRAQMEEAIRNRDFASFARLTCADSNQFHAVCLDTSPPIFYMNDTSHRIISLVERWNRSEGTPQAAYTFDAGPNAVLIAPNRKSAGLLLQRLLFCFPPPADNELTSYVIGDKSILHEAGLQSMKDVEALPPPPESKDKYPSQKFPGKVSYFICTRLGSGPRVLTDESLALLSPTTGLPKLVCLQENMMVIGTTL, encoded by the exons atggtgtCGGGGACCGAGAGCTGGATTCTGATGGCGATCGGAAGAACTCCCACCAACATCGCGGTGATCAAGTACTGGGGGAAGCGCGACGAGGCCCTCATCCTCCCCGTCAACGACAGCATCAGCGTCACCCTCGATCATGACCATCTCTCCGCCACCACCACCGTCGCCGTTAGCCCTACCTTCGACAGAGATCGGATGTGGCTCAATGGCAAG GAGATTCCACTCTCTGGAGATAGATTCCAGAGCTGTTTGAGGGAAATCAGGAAAATTGCCGATGATGTCGGGGATGAGAAGAAGGGTAACCGTATCCGGAAGGATGATTGGCAGAAATTGAATGTCCACATTGCTTCCTATAACAACTTCCCCACAGCTGCAGGATTGGCGTCTACGGCTGCTGGCCTTGCTTGTTTTG TTTTCACTTTAGCAAAGCTAATGAATGTGAAGGAAGATTGTGGAAAGCTTTCATCCATTGCGAG GCAAGGGTCAGGCAGTGCATGTCGCAGTATGTATGGTGGTTTTGTCAAATGGACCATGGGTAAG GATGCCTGTGGAAGTGACAGCATTGCAGTTCAGCTTGCTTCAGAATCACATTGGAATGACCTTGTTATTATCATAGCAGTG GTGAGTTCAAAGCAGAAGGAAACTAGTAGCACCACTGGCATGCGTGACAGTGTTGAGACAAGTCCGCTCTTACAACATAGAGCCCAG ATGGAAGAAGCTATCAGAAATCGTGATTTTGCATCTTTTGCTAGGTTGACTTGTGCAGACAGTAATCAGTTTCATGCTGTTTGCTTGGATACTAGCCCCCCTATATTCTACATGAATGATACATCACACAG GATAATCAGTCTTGTTGAAAGATGGAACAGGTCTGAAGGAACACCACAG GCAGCCTACACTTTCGACGCGGGACCCAACGCCGTCTTGATTGCACCAAACAGAAAATCCGCTGGTCTTCTGCTTCAGCGCCTGCTATTCTGCTTCCCGCCACCAGCAGACAATGAATTGACTAG TTATGTAATAGGAGACAAATCAATTCTGCATGAAGCTGGTCTACAGTCCATGAAAGATGTTGAAGCCCTGCCACCACCACCTGAGAGCAAGGACAAGTATCCATCTCAAAAGTTCCCCGGCAAGGTCAGCTATTTCATCTGCACCAGGCTTGGGAGTGGACCAAGGGTGCTCACTGATGAAAGTCTAGCTCTGCTAAGTCCCACTACTGGACTCCCAAAGTTAGTTTGCTTACAAGAGAACATGATGGTCATTGGAACTACTTTGTGA